The Streptomyces sp. NBC_01244 genome contains a region encoding:
- a CDS encoding DNA alkylation repair protein, with the protein MPTADELLSADIVRDLADCLDAANGGTSAGQLRRCGALLAGLTFSGRVTAVKEALLADLPDDYPAFAEVVRDAMKDPGFTGWMIFPVTEAVAERGLSVFEPALGLLAELTPRLTAETAIRPFLRTDLHRALRTIGQWTSHADPHVRRLASEGTRPRLPWAPQLRALIADPAPALPVLDALYRDESEYVRRSVANHLNDISRDHPSVAVATAARWLDDPAPTTTGLVRHGLRTLVKAGDPDALALLGHDPAVPVSVEGPHVRTPAIRIGDHLEFDCAVTNTGDRTAHVVIDYVIHHMKANGTRTPKVFKLATRALAPGERWNGTRRHSFKAITTRRYHPGLHHVQIQVNGRPHGEAPFTLDR; encoded by the coding sequence GTGCCGACGGCGGACGAACTACTCAGCGCGGACATCGTCAGGGATCTGGCCGACTGCCTCGACGCGGCGAACGGCGGGACATCCGCCGGGCAGCTCCGCCGGTGCGGCGCCCTCCTCGCGGGCCTGACGTTCAGCGGGCGCGTCACCGCCGTCAAGGAGGCGCTGCTCGCAGACCTTCCCGACGACTACCCGGCCTTCGCGGAGGTCGTCCGGGACGCGATGAAGGACCCCGGTTTCACCGGGTGGATGATCTTCCCCGTCACCGAGGCCGTGGCCGAGCGAGGACTGAGCGTCTTCGAACCCGCCCTCGGCCTCCTTGCCGAACTCACCCCGCGTCTGACCGCGGAGACCGCGATCCGCCCCTTCCTCCGCACGGACCTGCACCGCGCACTGCGGACGATCGGGCAATGGACGAGTCACGCCGACCCGCACGTACGCCGGCTCGCCAGTGAGGGAACGCGGCCCCGGCTGCCTTGGGCGCCTCAGCTTCGCGCCCTGATCGCCGACCCCGCGCCGGCGCTGCCGGTGCTCGACGCGCTCTACCGCGACGAGTCCGAGTACGTCCGGCGGTCGGTGGCCAACCACCTCAACGACATCAGCCGTGACCACCCGTCAGTCGCCGTCGCCACGGCAGCACGCTGGCTCGACGACCCGGCTCCCACGACTACCGGCCTGGTCCGGCACGGCCTGCGCACCCTCGTCAAGGCCGGCGACCCGGACGCCCTCGCCCTCCTCGGCCACGACCCGGCCGTCCCGGTCTCCGTGGAGGGACCGCATGTGCGTACCCCCGCCATTCGGATCGGGGACCACCTGGAGTTCGACTGTGCGGTCACCAACACCGGCGACCGGACCGCGCATGTGGTCATCGACTACGTGATCCACCACATGAAGGCCAACGGAACCCGCACCCCCAAGGTCTTCAAACTCGCCACCCGGGCACTGGCCCCCGGCGAGCGATGGAACGGCACCCGCCGGCACTCCTTCAAAGCCATCACCACCCGCCGCTACCACCCGGGCCTCCACCACGTACAGATCCAGGTCAACGGGCGGCCCCACGGCGAAGCCCCGTTCACACTGGACCGATAG
- a CDS encoding TfoX/Sxy family protein: protein MAYDEGLAERIREQLGERTGLTEKRMFGGLSFLLDGNMTVGVVGDELIARVGSDHTAQAVARPEARPMDFTGRPMRGWVTVSGPTLAEDAVLEHWIKTALAFAGTLPPE, encoded by the coding sequence ATGGCGTACGACGAAGGACTGGCCGAGCGGATCCGGGAACAGCTCGGCGAGCGGACCGGCCTCACCGAGAAGCGCATGTTCGGCGGCCTCTCCTTCCTGCTCGACGGCAACATGACCGTGGGCGTGGTCGGCGACGAGCTCATCGCCCGCGTGGGCTCGGACCACACCGCGCAGGCCGTCGCCCGCCCGGAAGCCCGCCCCATGGACTTCACCGGCCGACCGATGCGCGGCTGGGTCACGGTCAGCGGCCCCACCCTCGCCGAGGATGCGGTCCTGGAGCATTGGATCAAGACGGCGCTGGCCTTCGCGGGCACCCTGCCGCCTGAGTGA
- a CDS encoding SRPBCC family protein gives MKVDALTEAVIAAPCDRVAAYAADPTHAPQWYANISSATWLTPPPVAVGSRVAFVARFLGRRLAYTYEITAYEPGRRLVMRTAEGPFPMETTYTWEPYGEGSDHTRMTLRNRGEPRGFAALGATVMAAAMRRAQHKDLAELKALLER, from the coding sequence ATGAAGGTCGATGCACTGACCGAGGCCGTGATCGCCGCCCCGTGCGACCGGGTCGCCGCCTACGCCGCCGACCCCACACATGCACCGCAGTGGTACGCCAACATCTCCTCCGCCACCTGGCTGACCCCTCCGCCGGTGGCGGTCGGCTCCCGGGTCGCCTTCGTCGCCCGCTTCCTCGGCCGACGGCTCGCCTACACGTACGAGATCACCGCGTACGAGCCCGGGCGCCGGCTGGTGATGCGTACGGCCGAAGGCCCCTTCCCCATGGAGACCACCTACACCTGGGAGCCGTACGGCGAGGGTTCGGACCACACCCGCATGACGCTTCGCAACCGGGGCGAGCCCCGCGGATTCGCCGCACTGGGTGCGACCGTGATGGCGGCGGCCATGCGCCGCGCACAGCACAAGGACCTGGCCGAGCTCAAGGCGCTGCTGGAGCGGTGA
- a CDS encoding SRPBCC domain-containing protein — protein sequence MSRSTTISWDLTETPAGTRVAFAHSGFPEGEAEIPMISETWGLLMTRLKDYAETGKPNPFFTV from the coding sequence GTGTCCCGCAGCACCACCATCAGCTGGGACCTGACCGAGACCCCCGCCGGGACCCGGGTGGCCTTCGCCCACTCCGGCTTCCCCGAGGGCGAGGCCGAGATCCCGATGATCAGCGAGACCTGGGGCCTGCTGATGACCCGCCTGAAGGACTACGCCGAGACCGGCAAGCCGAACCCCTTCTTCACCGTCTGA
- a CDS encoding SRPBCC family protein, with translation MTTPVTPATPTDTVIVERHIAARPETVFGFFTDREKWLSWMGADGTFSFEPGGAYRTRVTGENVASGRFLTVDPPKRLVFTWGWEEGGMPVPTGSTTVEITLEPSAEGTLLRLVQSGLPSPEACAAHAEGWQHYVDRLALRAEGGDPGPDIWMQQPAG, from the coding sequence ATGACAACCCCCGTCACACCCGCGACCCCCACGGACACCGTCATCGTCGAGCGGCACATCGCGGCCCGCCCGGAAACCGTCTTCGGCTTCTTCACCGATCGTGAGAAGTGGCTGTCCTGGATGGGCGCCGACGGCACGTTCTCCTTCGAGCCCGGCGGCGCTTACCGCACCCGGGTCACCGGAGAGAACGTCGCCTCCGGCCGCTTCCTCACCGTTGACCCGCCCAAGAGGCTTGTGTTCACCTGGGGCTGGGAGGAGGGCGGCATGCCAGTGCCGACCGGCTCCACCACCGTGGAGATCACCCTCGAACCCTCCGCCGAAGGCACCCTGCTCCGCCTGGTCCAGAGCGGCCTGCCGTCCCCCGAGGCCTGTGCGGCCCACGCGGAGGGCTGGCAGCACTACGTCGACCGCCTCGCGCTCCGCGCCGAAGGCGGCGACCCCGGCCCGGACATCTGGATGCAGCAGCCCGCGGGCTGA
- a CDS encoding sigma-70 family RNA polymerase sigma factor, with protein sequence MTGTGPHEVLAGAFEEQRERLVAVAHRMLGSRVDAEDAVQEAWIRLARQDAAAIDNLAGWLTTVVGRVCIDVLRSRKTRPELSYEDRLPELVVTVDGGAAPEDDAVLAESVGLALLVVLDTLTPTERLAFVLHDMFAVPFAEIGEIIGRSTDATKMLASRARRKVQGTSVPEEEPRRQRAVVDAFLAAARGGDFDGLVRLLDPQVTWRTYHPQGVMTTVGAAEVAEPILRGARAMTSVLPVLVNGLPGFVAWGANGKVLGVVACTVVEGRIVELLTVSDRKRLDAMGLPARPE encoded by the coding sequence ATGACCGGAACAGGTCCGCACGAAGTACTGGCGGGAGCCTTCGAAGAGCAGCGTGAGCGCCTGGTGGCGGTCGCCCACCGGATGCTCGGGTCGCGGGTGGATGCCGAGGACGCGGTGCAGGAGGCGTGGATCCGGCTGGCGAGACAGGACGCGGCGGCGATAGACAACCTGGCCGGCTGGCTGACCACCGTGGTCGGCCGGGTCTGCATCGACGTGCTGCGCTCGCGCAAGACCCGGCCCGAGCTGTCGTACGAGGACCGGCTGCCGGAGCTGGTGGTGACCGTGGACGGCGGGGCGGCACCCGAGGACGATGCGGTGCTCGCAGAATCGGTCGGGCTGGCACTGCTGGTGGTGCTCGATACCCTCACGCCCACCGAGCGGCTGGCGTTCGTACTGCATGACATGTTCGCGGTGCCGTTCGCCGAGATAGGCGAGATCATCGGGCGGTCCACCGACGCGACCAAGATGCTCGCCAGCCGGGCCCGCCGGAAGGTGCAGGGCACATCGGTGCCGGAGGAGGAGCCGCGGCGGCAGCGCGCGGTGGTCGACGCGTTTCTTGCCGCGGCGCGAGGCGGGGACTTCGACGGGCTCGTACGGCTGCTCGATCCGCAGGTGACCTGGCGTACGTACCACCCGCAGGGCGTGATGACCACGGTCGGGGCGGCCGAGGTGGCAGAACCGATCCTGCGCGGCGCCCGGGCGATGACCTCGGTGCTCCCGGTCCTGGTCAACGGCCTGCCCGGGTTCGTGGCCTGGGGTGCGAACGGCAAGGTGCTCGGCGTGGTGGCGTGCACCGTGGTGGAGGGCCGGATCGTCGAGCTCCTGACCGTGAGCGACCGCAAGCGCCTCGACGCCATGGGTCTGCCCGCTCGACCCGAGTAG
- a CDS encoding carboxymuconolactone decarboxylase family protein, producing METRINPMRNEVGSKWARYIISSNKAITDSALPKAVQELVKIRASQINGCGGCLDMHTKDAAAAGESAVRINLVGAWRETTVYTEAERAALELTEQGTRLADSSGVTDEAWANAAKHYDEDQLMALVALICVINAFNRLNVITRTPGGEYQPGQFG from the coding sequence ATGGAAACCCGGATCAACCCCATGCGCAACGAGGTCGGGTCGAAGTGGGCCAGGTACATCATCTCGTCGAACAAGGCCATCACCGACTCGGCGCTGCCGAAGGCGGTGCAGGAGCTGGTGAAGATCCGCGCCAGCCAGATCAACGGCTGCGGCGGCTGCCTCGACATGCACACCAAGGACGCCGCGGCCGCCGGCGAGAGCGCGGTGCGGATCAACTTGGTCGGGGCGTGGCGGGAGACAACCGTCTACACCGAGGCGGAGCGGGCGGCACTGGAACTCACCGAGCAGGGCACCCGCCTCGCCGACTCCAGCGGCGTCACCGATGAGGCGTGGGCGAACGCGGCGAAGCACTACGACGAGGACCAGCTCATGGCCCTGGTGGCCCTGATCTGCGTGATCAACGCCTTCAACCGGCTGAACGTGATCACCCGGACGCCCGGCGGCGAGTACCAGCCCGGACAGTTCGGCTGA
- a CDS encoding DoxX family protein, producing the protein MNTALWIITGLLAAVFLFSGFGKLFVPREKMAGMAEAARWVLDFEPGTLKAIGALEVLGAVGLVLPAVLGIAPVLVPLAATGLALIMTGAMILRIRRGEPKAALGDGAYLALTVFVAIGRFALEPFTG; encoded by the coding sequence ATGAACACCGCACTGTGGATCATCACCGGCCTGCTGGCCGCCGTCTTCCTGTTCTCCGGCTTCGGGAAGCTGTTCGTCCCGCGGGAGAAGATGGCCGGGATGGCCGAGGCCGCGCGCTGGGTCCTCGACTTCGAGCCCGGCACCCTCAAGGCCATCGGAGCACTCGAGGTCCTCGGCGCCGTGGGCCTGGTCCTGCCCGCCGTGCTCGGCATCGCCCCGGTACTCGTACCGCTGGCGGCCACCGGCCTGGCGCTGATCATGACCGGTGCCATGATCCTGCGGATCCGCCGTGGCGAGCCCAAGGCCGCCCTCGGGGACGGGGCCTACCTCGCCCTGACCGTCTTCGTGGCGATCGGGCGCTTCGCCCTGGAACCCTTCACAGGCTGA